Proteins encoded in a region of the Pseudomonas shahriarae genome:
- a CDS encoding error-prone DNA polymerase, translating to MAARLVCMMEGYAELHCLSNFSFQRGASSARELFERAKQQGYQALAITDECTLAGIVRAWQAAKEVGLGLIVGSEVRLENGPKLVLLVENLQGYQHLCRLITQARRRAAKGQYRLLREDFAEPVPGLLVLWLAEEGDTPADGQWLCETFSGRLWLAVELHCAQDDARRLAQRLQLAADLHLPAVACGDVHMHVRSRRALQDTMTAIRHHLPVAQAGQRLHPNGERHLRSLEALGALYPAHLLEESLHIARRCSFDLSQLRYQYPRELVPEGQSPKSWLRALTEEGIARRWPEGVAAKTLEQINNELELISELGYESYFLTVHDIVRFARSRSILCQGRGSAANSAVCFALGITEIDPSRMNMLFERFLSRERNEPPDIDVDFEHERREEVLQYVFQRYGRRRAALTAVVSSYHGAGAVRDVAKALGLPPDQVNALADCCGRWSDEAPPLERLREGGFDPDSPVLRRVLGLTQQLIGFPRHLSQHPGGFVISEQPLDTLVPVENAAMAERTIIQWDKDDLDAVGLLKVDILALGMLSAIRRCFDLLRRHRHLDLTLATVPSEDAATYAMISRADTIGVFQIESRAQMSMLPRLKPKTFYDLVIEVAIVRPGPIQGGMVHPYLRRRNKEEPTTYPSPELEAVLKRTLGIPLFQEQVMQIAIVAAHYTPGEADQLRRSMAAWKRHGGLEPHRQRLRDGMLKNGYSETFAAQVFEQIKGFGSYGFPESHAASFALLTYASCWLKCHEPAAFACALINSWPMGFYSPDQILQDARRHHLQIRPVDVTASDWDCSLEPIDGQQPAIRMGLRMISGFREEDGRRIETARQAAGFCGIADLGERAQLDSRAQELLADAGALRQLAGHRHRARWDVAGVEQQLGLFAGVSSPREEAVQLPAPSVGEDLYADYASVGTTLGPHPLALLRDQLRARRCRSSQELQAVEHGRNVSVAGLVTGRQRPGTASGVTFVTLEDEFGNLNVVVWRELAERQRQVLVGSRLLKVDGRWEAVGEVRHLIAGRLSDLTPLLAGISVRSRDFH from the coding sequence GTGGCTGCAAGGCTGGTTTGCATGATGGAGGGCTACGCCGAGCTGCACTGCCTGTCGAACTTCAGCTTCCAGCGCGGCGCGTCCAGTGCCCGCGAGTTGTTCGAGCGCGCCAAACAGCAGGGGTATCAGGCCCTGGCAATCACCGACGAATGCACCCTGGCCGGCATCGTGCGGGCCTGGCAGGCGGCCAAGGAGGTTGGGCTGGGGTTGATCGTCGGCAGTGAGGTGCGCCTGGAAAACGGCCCGAAACTGGTGCTGCTGGTGGAAAACCTGCAGGGCTACCAACACCTGTGCCGACTGATCACCCAGGCCCGGCGCCGTGCCGCAAAAGGCCAGTACCGCCTGTTACGCGAAGACTTTGCCGAGCCGGTACCGGGGCTGCTGGTGCTGTGGCTGGCCGAGGAGGGCGACACACCTGCCGACGGCCAATGGTTGTGCGAAACCTTCAGCGGGCGGCTATGGCTGGCGGTAGAGCTGCATTGCGCCCAGGACGATGCCCGCCGCCTGGCGCAACGCCTGCAACTGGCCGCCGACCTGCACCTGCCGGCCGTGGCCTGTGGCGATGTGCATATGCATGTGCGCAGCCGGCGTGCCTTGCAGGACACCATGACCGCGATCCGCCACCACCTGCCGGTGGCGCAAGCTGGCCAGCGCCTGCACCCCAATGGCGAGCGGCACCTGCGCAGCCTGGAGGCCCTGGGTGCGTTGTACCCGGCGCACTTGCTCGAAGAATCGCTGCACATCGCCCGCCGTTGCAGCTTCGACCTGAGCCAGTTGCGCTATCAATACCCCAGGGAGCTGGTGCCAGAAGGGCAGAGCCCAAAATCCTGGCTGCGTGCCTTGACCGAAGAAGGCATTGCCCGGCGCTGGCCCGAGGGGGTAGCAGCCAAGACTCTGGAGCAGATCAATAATGAGCTGGAGTTGATCAGCGAGCTGGGCTACGAAAGCTACTTTTTGACGGTGCACGACATCGTGCGCTTCGCCCGCAGCCGTTCGATCCTCTGCCAGGGCCGTGGCTCGGCGGCCAACTCGGCAGTGTGCTTTGCCCTGGGCATCACCGAAATCGACCCCAGCCGCATGAACATGCTGTTCGAGCGCTTCCTGTCCCGGGAACGCAACGAGCCACCGGACATCGACGTGGATTTCGAACACGAGCGTCGTGAAGAGGTGCTGCAATACGTGTTCCAGCGCTATGGCCGGCGCCGCGCGGCCTTGACCGCAGTAGTCAGCAGCTACCACGGTGCCGGCGCGGTGCGTGATGTGGCCAAGGCCCTGGGCCTGCCACCGGATCAGGTCAATGCCCTGGCCGATTGCTGTGGGCGCTGGAGCGATGAAGCGCCGCCATTGGAGCGCCTGCGCGAAGGCGGTTTCGACCCGGACAGCCCGGTATTGCGGCGGGTGTTGGGCCTGACCCAGCAACTGATCGGCTTCCCGCGTCACCTGTCCCAGCACCCCGGCGGTTTCGTGATTTCCGAGCAGCCGCTGGACACCCTGGTGCCCGTGGAAAACGCCGCCATGGCCGAGCGCACCATCATCCAGTGGGACAAGGACGACCTGGACGCCGTGGGCCTGCTCAAGGTGGATATCCTCGCCCTCGGTATGCTCAGCGCGATCCGCCGCTGTTTTGACCTGCTGCGCCGCCATCGTCACCTCGACCTGACGCTGGCGACGGTGCCCTCGGAGGATGCGGCGACCTACGCAATGATCAGCCGCGCCGACACCATCGGCGTGTTCCAGATCGAATCCCGGGCGCAAATGTCCATGCTGCCCCGACTCAAACCCAAGACGTTCTATGACCTGGTGATCGAGGTGGCCATCGTGCGCCCAGGGCCGATCCAGGGCGGCATGGTGCATCCGTACCTGCGCCGGCGGAACAAGGAAGAGCCCACGACCTATCCATCGCCCGAGCTGGAGGCGGTACTCAAGCGCACCCTGGGTATCCCGCTGTTCCAGGAGCAAGTGATGCAGATCGCCATTGTCGCGGCGCACTACACACCCGGCGAAGCTGACCAGTTGCGCCGCTCGATGGCCGCCTGGAAGCGCCATGGCGGTCTGGAGCCCCATCGCCAGCGGCTGCGCGACGGCATGCTCAAGAACGGTTACAGCGAAACCTTCGCCGCCCAGGTGTTCGAGCAGATCAAGGGCTTTGGCAGCTATGGTTTTCCTGAGTCCCATGCGGCCAGTTTCGCCTTGCTGACCTATGCCAGTTGCTGGCTCAAATGCCATGAACCGGCGGCGTTCGCCTGTGCCCTGATCAACAGCTGGCCCATGGGCTTCTACAGCCCGGATCAGATCCTGCAGGATGCGCGTCGCCATCATTTGCAGATTCGCCCGGTGGACGTGACCGCCAGTGACTGGGATTGCAGCCTGGAACCCATTGACGGCCAGCAGCCGGCGATTCGCATGGGCTTGCGCATGATCAGCGGCTTTCGCGAAGAGGATGGCCGGCGTATCGAAACCGCCCGCCAGGCCGCTGGGTTTTGCGGGATCGCCGACCTGGGCGAGCGCGCCCAGTTGGACAGCCGTGCCCAGGAACTGCTGGCCGATGCCGGGGCCTTGCGCCAGTTGGCCGGGCACCGGCACCGGGCACGCTGGGACGTGGCCGGGGTGGAGCAACAGTTGGGGTTGTTTGCCGGGGTGTCGAGCCCGCGGGAGGAGGCGGTGCAACTACCGGCTCCCAGTGTCGGTGAGGACCTGTATGCCGACTATGCCAGTGTGGGCACCACCCTGGGGCCCCATCCCCTGGCGCTGTTGCGTGATCAACTGCGTGCGCGGCGCTGCCGCAGTTCACAGGAATTGCAGGCGGTGGAGCACGGACGCAATGTCAGCGTTGCCGGCCTGGTCACCGGGCGCCAGCGCCCGGGCACGGCCAGTGGCGTGACCTTCGTGACCCTGGAAGATGAGTTTGGCAACCTCAACGTGGTGGTCTGGCGTGAGCTGGCCGAGCGTCAGCGCCAGGTGCTGGTGGGCTCACGGCTGCTCAAGGTGGATGGGCGCTGGGAGGCGGTGGGCGAAGTCCGCCATTTGATCGCCGGCCGCCTGAGCGACCTGACGCCGCTGTTGGCGGGGATCAGCGTGCGTAGCCGGGATTTCCACTGA
- a CDS encoding Y-family DNA polymerase, with protein MRWVCIVFPQLALDGVLRQRPEPDQPLALLAGPPQRRVLQTVNAAARALGLRPGQSLTAAHALTKAFTCVEYDPVDIERCQQLLAAWAYRFSSQVSVFYPRALLFEIESSLGLFGPWPLLEARLREELTALGFRHRIVAAPNPAAARVLANAYDGLAVADVEGLQHALGSMPIDRVGLDPQAATALSRMGLRTLAQLQALPRHTLARRFDAGVLKHLDALTGQRPLALDFYQPPDRFDLRIELNFDVQSHQALLFPLRRLTGDLAAFLCGRDSGVQRFALHLEHAEAPDSVIQVGLLSAEREPSMLFELARGRLEQVQVAAPVRGLRLLAEDLPVFVPQRQDLFDERPQQTLPWVQLRERLRARLGDEAVQGLRFHADHRPECAWLPGADSRACPALSPVQRPGWLLHEPTLLAEQGLQILLGPERIESGWWDGADIRRDYYLVRTRSGQQGWAYRTVGDSAGLWLQGWFA; from the coding sequence ATGCGCTGGGTGTGCATTGTCTTCCCGCAATTGGCGTTGGACGGGGTCTTGCGTCAGCGTCCCGAACCCGACCAACCCTTGGCGTTGTTGGCCGGCCCGCCGCAACGCCGGGTGTTGCAAACCGTCAATGCCGCTGCACGTGCCCTGGGCTTGCGGCCCGGCCAATCCCTGACGGCGGCCCATGCCCTGACCAAGGCTTTTACCTGCGTCGAATACGACCCGGTGGATATCGAGCGCTGCCAGCAATTGCTCGCGGCCTGGGCCTACCGTTTCAGTTCCCAGGTCAGCGTGTTCTATCCGCGGGCCTTGTTGTTTGAAATCGAATCGAGCCTGGGCCTGTTCGGGCCGTGGCCGCTGCTGGAAGCACGCTTGCGCGAGGAACTGACCGCCCTGGGTTTTCGCCACCGTATCGTCGCCGCCCCCAACCCGGCCGCTGCGCGGGTGTTGGCCAATGCCTACGATGGCCTGGCGGTGGCCGATGTCGAGGGTTTACAGCACGCCCTTGGGTCGATGCCGATTGATCGCGTCGGCCTCGACCCGCAAGCCGCCACGGCCTTGTCGCGCATGGGCCTGCGGACCCTGGCCCAGCTGCAGGCGTTGCCCCGGCATACCCTGGCCAGGCGCTTCGACGCGGGGGTGCTCAAGCACCTGGATGCCTTGACCGGGCAACGGCCACTGGCCCTGGATTTTTATCAGCCGCCGGATCGTTTTGATCTGCGCATCGAGTTGAATTTCGATGTGCAGTCCCACCAGGCGCTGCTGTTTCCCTTGCGGCGCCTGACCGGCGACCTTGCGGCGTTCCTTTGTGGCCGCGACAGTGGCGTGCAGCGTTTTGCCCTGCACCTGGAGCATGCCGAGGCGCCCGACAGCGTGATCCAGGTGGGCCTGCTCAGTGCCGAGCGCGAACCCTCGATGCTGTTTGAACTGGCCCGTGGCCGCCTGGAGCAGGTGCAAGTGGCGGCGCCGGTGCGTGGCCTGCGCCTGCTGGCCGAAGACTTGCCGGTGTTTGTACCGCAGCGCCAGGACCTGTTCGACGAGCGCCCGCAGCAAACCCTGCCCTGGGTGCAATTGCGCGAGCGTCTGCGCGCGCGCCTGGGGGATGAGGCGGTGCAGGGCTTGCGTTTTCATGCCGACCATCGTCCCGAGTGCGCCTGGCTGCCGGGCGCCGACAGCCGTGCCTGCCCGGCCTTGAGCCCGGTGCAACGCCCTGGCTGGCTGCTCCATGAACCGACTCTGCTCGCCGAGCAGGGCCTGCAGATCCTGCTGGGCCCGGAGCGCATCGAGTCCGGTTGGTGGGATGGCGCGGATATCCGCCGCGATTACTACCTGGTGCGCACTCGCAGCGGGCAGCAAGGCTGGGCCTATCGCACCGTGGGTGACAGCGCCGGGCTGTGGCTGCAAGGCTGGTTTGCATGA
- the imuA gene encoding translesion DNA synthesis-associated protein ImuA, producing MGAVVALDSLFNGGRVWKGRPAAPPASVHPTGLAALDAVLPSGGWPEAALSEILVAQQGVGELRLVWPTLARLSAAGERIVLVAPPYTPYPHAWQNAGVDLRQLSVIQADERDALWAAEQCLRSGSCGAVLCWPHKADDRALRRLQVAAETGQTLAFAWRALSEAINPSPAALRLVVEPSQVRVLKCRGGLAHPAPIALASGH from the coding sequence ATGGGCGCGGTGGTTGCGCTGGACTCGCTGTTCAATGGCGGGCGGGTGTGGAAGGGGCGGCCGGCCGCGCCGCCGGCCAGTGTGCACCCCACCGGGCTGGCGGCCCTGGATGCGGTGTTGCCCAGCGGTGGCTGGCCGGAGGCGGCCTTGAGTGAAATCCTTGTGGCCCAGCAGGGGGTGGGCGAGCTGCGACTGGTCTGGCCAACCCTGGCGCGGCTGTCGGCGGCCGGCGAGCGGATTGTGCTGGTGGCGCCGCCGTATACCCCATACCCCCACGCCTGGCAGAACGCCGGGGTGGACCTGCGCCAGCTCTCGGTGATCCAGGCCGATGAACGCGATGCCTTGTGGGCGGCCGAGCAATGCCTGCGCTCCGGCAGTTGCGGCGCGGTGCTGTGCTGGCCGCACAAGGCCGATGACCGGGCCTTGCGCCGTTTGCAGGTGGCCGCCGAAACCGGCCAGACCCTGGCGTTCGCCTGGCGGGCCCTGAGCGAGGCGATCAACCCGTCACCGGCCGCCCTGCGCCTGGTCGTCGAACCGAGCCAGGTGCGGGTGCTCAAGTGTCGGGGCGGCCTCGCCCATCCCGCGCCGATTGCCCTGGCCAGCGGGCACTGA
- the lexA gene encoding transcriptional repressor LexA: protein MYSMTTLTPRRSAILNFIRERIAKQGQPPSLAEIAEAFGFASRSVARKHVLALTEAGFIEVNPNQARGIRLLNQPARPEWLEVPVLGRVAAGLPIGADAEVHTRLMLDPATFARVPDYLLRVQGDSMIEDGILDGDLVGVRRSAEALNGQIVVARLDGEVTIKRFERVGHSVRLLPRNPAYQPIVVRADQDLAIEGVFCGLVRQG from the coding sequence ATGTACTCCATGACGACTCTCACTCCCCGCCGTTCCGCCATCCTGAACTTCATCCGCGAACGTATCGCGAAGCAAGGTCAGCCCCCCAGCCTCGCCGAGATCGCCGAGGCCTTTGGTTTTGCTTCGCGCAGTGTGGCGCGCAAACACGTGCTGGCGCTGACCGAAGCCGGGTTTATCGAGGTCAACCCGAACCAGGCCCGGGGGATTCGCCTGCTCAATCAACCGGCGCGGCCTGAGTGGCTGGAGGTCCCGGTGCTGGGCCGCGTGGCCGCTGGCCTGCCCATCGGCGCCGACGCCGAAGTGCACACGCGGCTGATGCTCGATCCGGCGACCTTCGCCCGGGTCCCGGATTACCTGCTGCGGGTCCAGGGGGACTCGATGATCGAGGACGGCATTCTCGATGGCGACCTGGTGGGCGTGCGGCGCAGTGCCGAGGCGCTGAACGGGCAGATCGTGGTCGCGCGCCTGGACGGCGAAGTCACCATCAAGCGTTTCGAGCGAGTGGGCCACAGTGTGCGCCTGTTGCCGCGCAACCCTGCCTATCAACCTATTGTGGTTCGTGCCGACCAGGACTTGGCCATCGAAGGCGTGTTCTGTGGCTTGGTGAGGCAAGGTTGA
- a CDS encoding Gfo/Idh/MocA family protein, with product MSTIRWGMIGCGSVTEIKSGPAFYKAPGSALVAVMGRREEAVRDYAARHGIARFYTDAQALIDDPEVDAVYIATPPDSHLEYSLLVAAAGKHCCVEKPMALNAEQSALMQRTFERAGLHLFVSYYRRSLPRFQQVRAWLQEGRIGELRQLNWTLCKPPSPTDTNASNWRTDPAIAGGGYFADLASHGFDLFQYLAGDIVEVTGYTARQAGRYAAEDAVTACWSFSSGALGMGCWNFVADRREDRVELIGSTGRISFSVFDEQPLQLAAEVSETLHIAHHPHIQWHHVLGMNAHIRGESVHPALAIEALKTDRIMDRVLQRKP from the coding sequence ATGAGCACCATCCGCTGGGGCATGATCGGTTGTGGCAGTGTTACTGAAATCAAGAGTGGACCCGCTTTCTACAAAGCGCCAGGCTCAGCCCTGGTGGCCGTGATGGGGCGCCGTGAGGAAGCCGTGCGCGATTATGCGGCACGCCATGGGATTGCCCGGTTTTACACAGATGCCCAGGCGCTGATTGATGACCCCGAAGTGGATGCGGTGTACATCGCTACGCCCCCCGACAGCCACCTGGAATACAGCCTGCTGGTGGCGGCGGCGGGCAAGCATTGCTGTGTCGAAAAGCCGATGGCGCTGAATGCCGAGCAGAGCGCCTTGATGCAGCGCACCTTCGAGCGGGCCGGGCTGCATCTGTTTGTTTCCTATTACCGCCGCTCCCTGCCGCGCTTCCAGCAGGTGCGTGCCTGGCTGCAAGAGGGGCGCATCGGCGAGTTACGGCAGCTGAACTGGACGTTGTGCAAGCCGCCATCGCCCACGGACACCAACGCGAGCAACTGGCGTACCGATCCGGCGATTGCCGGCGGTGGTTATTTTGCCGACCTCGCCAGCCATGGCTTCGACCTGTTCCAGTACCTGGCAGGGGATATTGTCGAGGTCACGGGTTATACCGCGCGCCAGGCCGGGCGCTATGCGGCGGAAGATGCGGTCACCGCCTGCTGGAGCTTCAGCTCGGGCGCGCTGGGGATGGGCTGCTGGAACTTTGTGGCTGACCGACGCGAGGATCGGGTCGAGTTGATCGGCAGCACAGGGCGCATCAGTTTTTCCGTGTTCGACGAGCAGCCGTTGCAACTTGCAGCCGAGGTCAGCGAAACCCTGCATATTGCCCATCACCCCCATATCCAGTGGCACCACGTGCTGGGCATGAACGCGCATATTCGCGGCGAGAGTGTGCACCCGGCACTGGCGATCGAGGCCTTGAAGACCGACCGCATCATGGATCGGGTGTTGCAGCGCAAGCCCTGA
- a CDS encoding NUDIX hydrolase — translation MKIRATVICESEGHILFVRKARSKWALPGGKVERDERPVGAAERELQEETGLNVDGLLYLQELKASDTLHHVFEASVVNIDQARPCNEITDCQWHAYSALEQLDTTDATKRIVRSFLRRL, via the coding sequence ATGAAAATACGCGCAACGGTGATTTGCGAAAGTGAGGGGCACATTCTGTTCGTGCGCAAGGCCAGGTCGAAATGGGCATTGCCCGGTGGCAAGGTCGAGCGCGATGAGCGCCCAGTCGGCGCGGCCGAGCGGGAACTGCAAGAGGAAACCGGGCTGAACGTGGATGGTTTGCTGTATCTGCAGGAGTTGAAGGCCAGTGACACGCTGCATCACGTGTTTGAAGCCTCGGTGGTGAACATCGACCAGGCCCGGCCCTGCAATGAAATCACCGACTGCCAGTGGCATGCCTATAGTGCCCTGGAGCAACTGGACACCACCGACGCCACCAAGCGCATTGTCCGCTCGTTTCTGCGCCGGCTCTGA
- a CDS encoding DUF1652 domain-containing protein codes for MIPIAELSRIMASGFVPLSCDCSVNPQGFLTIRVFEPESGRVELLLTGVSPQGLDSIRAISNLIGELRTELKAGRRGFAAFG; via the coding sequence ATGATTCCGATCGCTGAGTTGAGCCGCATCATGGCGTCCGGTTTCGTCCCGCTGTCGTGCGACTGTAGCGTCAACCCCCAGGGTTTCTTGACCATCCGAGTCTTCGAACCGGAGTCCGGTCGCGTCGAACTGCTGTTGACCGGCGTGTCGCCCCAGGGTCTGGACAGCATCCGTGCCATCTCCAACCTGATTGGCGAACTGCGCACCGAACTCAAGGCCGGGCGCCGTGGGTTTGCGGCATTCGGCTAG
- a CDS encoding TonB-dependent siderophore receptor: protein MSRFARPLHPLALSVAMAFAAVPLTIHTAWADESSHFSIPAGDLSQALNRFAEQAGLVLAFDPALTRGKRSSGLNGQLSSDAALAQLLAGSGLRAQALSAQRYRIEPIPQADGSVELQATTISGAAQSESPIGPVSGYVATRSLSGTKTDTALIETPQSISVVTKDQMRAQNAESLNQILRYSAAVVPETRGATASRLDQLTIRGFSPVTYLDGLRVASSRDASPQKDAFDLERVEVLRGPASVLYGQGSPSGVINMVTKRPLDTPFHEVGVEYGTFNKKRTTFDLSGPLDEQGVYSYRVAGLFDDADGQVEHTETRRQSLSSAFTWRPNEDTSLTLLGHFQKDPKGASYGSMPAWGSVLHSPLGRKIDVDFYDGEKNFEKSDRAHYSIGYAFEHHLDDVWTVRQNARYMRSEGIYRSIYSSNLQADYRTLNRSTIATDVDMDAYNLDNQLQGKFDTGPVQHTLLMGLDYQNTSVDTKAGYGKGPDLDIFDPVYGAPVTTPAFSSDATQRSEQTGVYLQEQAKWDKWVLLMGGRYDWASTDNSSLSLTDGKKTKSSLDSKAFTGRLGVVYLFDNGLAPYASYSESFSPQSGTGYGGSVFKPTEGKQYEIGIKYQPPGSNSFITAAIFDLRQNNVPTMDPDPTHLCGNGRCQVQDGEVRSRGFELEGKASLNDNLDITAAYAYLDNRISKSNSTVRYAPITDIGVGPAVPTQGTTTYAVPRHTASVWADYTLHDGNLKGFGVGAGARYVGSSWGDTANTLKVPGYTLFDASVHYDIPHINTQGDNLRLALNATNLADKEYVASCYSYSWCWYGSQRTVQASATYQW from the coding sequence ATGTCACGCTTTGCTCGTCCGTTGCACCCGCTGGCGCTGTCAGTGGCGATGGCTTTTGCCGCTGTGCCCCTGACCATTCACACCGCATGGGCTGATGAAAGCAGCCATTTCTCGATCCCTGCCGGTGACCTGAGCCAGGCCCTCAACCGCTTTGCCGAACAGGCCGGGCTGGTCCTGGCCTTTGATCCGGCCTTGACCCGCGGCAAGCGCAGCAGCGGTTTGAACGGGCAGTTGAGCAGCGACGCGGCACTCGCCCAGTTGCTGGCGGGCAGCGGTTTGCGGGCCCAGGCGCTGTCTGCCCAGCGCTATCGCATCGAGCCGATCCCCCAGGCGGATGGCTCGGTGGAGTTGCAAGCCACCACCATCAGCGGCGCCGCTCAAAGTGAAAGCCCCATCGGCCCGGTGTCCGGCTATGTAGCCACGCGCAGCCTGTCCGGTACCAAGACCGACACCGCGCTGATCGAGACCCCACAGTCGATCTCGGTGGTCACCAAAGACCAGATGCGCGCGCAGAATGCCGAGAGCCTCAACCAGATCCTGCGCTACAGCGCCGCGGTCGTCCCGGAAACCCGTGGCGCCACTGCCTCGCGCCTGGACCAGTTGACCATTCGCGGCTTCTCGCCGGTGACTTACCTCGACGGCCTGCGCGTGGCGTCGAGCCGCGATGCCTCGCCGCAAAAGGATGCCTTCGACCTGGAGCGCGTGGAGGTCCTGCGCGGCCCGGCCTCGGTGTTGTATGGCCAGGGCAGCCCCAGCGGCGTGATCAATATGGTCACCAAGCGCCCGCTGGATACGCCTTTTCACGAAGTGGGCGTGGAGTACGGCACCTTCAACAAAAAGCGCACCACCTTCGATCTCAGCGGCCCGCTGGATGAGCAAGGGGTGTACTCCTACCGCGTCGCCGGCTTGTTCGATGATGCCGACGGCCAGGTCGAGCACACCGAGACCCGCCGCCAATCCCTGTCTTCTGCCTTCACCTGGCGCCCGAACGAGGACACCTCGCTGACCCTGCTCGGGCATTTCCAGAAGGATCCCAAGGGCGCTTCCTACGGTTCGATGCCGGCCTGGGGCTCGGTGTTGCATAGCCCGCTGGGGCGCAAGATTGATGTCGATTTCTACGACGGCGAGAAGAACTTCGAGAAGAGTGACCGCGCGCATTACTCCATCGGTTATGCCTTCGAGCATCACCTCGACGACGTCTGGACCGTACGCCAGAACGCTCGCTATATGCGCAGCGAAGGGATCTACCGCAGTATCTACAGCAGCAACCTGCAGGCCGATTACCGCACCTTGAACCGCTCGACCATCGCCACCGATGTCGACATGGATGCCTACAACCTGGATAACCAGTTGCAGGGCAAGTTCGACACCGGCCCGGTCCAGCACACGCTGTTGATGGGGCTTGATTACCAGAACACCAGCGTCGATACCAAGGCCGGTTACGGCAAGGGACCGGACCTGGATATTTTCGATCCGGTATATGGCGCGCCGGTCACCACCCCGGCATTTTCCAGCGACGCGACCCAGCGCAGCGAGCAGACTGGCGTGTACCTGCAGGAGCAGGCGAAGTGGGATAAGTGGGTGCTGTTGATGGGCGGTCGTTATGACTGGGCCAGCACGGATAACAGCTCATTGAGTTTGACCGACGGCAAGAAAACCAAATCCTCCCTGGACAGCAAAGCCTTCACCGGCCGCCTGGGGGTGGTCTACCTCTTCGATAACGGCCTGGCGCCATACGCCAGCTATTCCGAATCCTTCTCCCCGCAATCGGGCACCGGCTACGGTGGTTCGGTGTTCAAGCCCACCGAAGGCAAACAGTACGAAATCGGCATCAAGTACCAGCCTCCAGGCAGCAACAGCTTTATCACCGCGGCCATCTTCGACCTGCGCCAGAACAACGTACCGACCATGGACCCGGACCCAACCCACTTGTGCGGCAATGGTCGCTGCCAGGTCCAGGACGGTGAAGTGCGCTCCCGTGGCTTTGAACTCGAAGGCAAGGCCAGTCTCAACGACAACCTGGATATCACGGCGGCCTATGCCTACCTCGATAACCGCATCAGCAAATCCAACAGCACCGTGCGCTATGCGCCGATCACCGACATTGGCGTCGGCCCGGCCGTGCCGACCCAGGGCACCACGACCTATGCTGTGCCGCGCCACACCGCCTCGGTGTGGGCCGACTACACCTTGCATGACGGTAACCTCAAAGGCTTCGGCGTGGGCGCAGGCGCGCGGTATGTCGGCTCGTCCTGGGGCGATACCGCCAACACCCTGAAGGTTCCGGGCTATACCTTGTTCGATGCGTCGGTGCACTACGACATCCCGCACATCAATACCCAGGGCGACAACCTGCGCCTGGCGCTGAACGCCACCAACCTGGCGGATAAAGAGTACGTGGCGTCCTGCTATTCGTACTCGTGGTGCTGGTACGGCTCGCAACGGACGGTGCAGGCCAGTGCGACGTATCAGTGGTAA
- a CDS encoding FecR family protein, protein MSAEQIVSEAAQWLALLNDEKVSAADRQAFEEWCEADPRHRVAFERMGALWGSLDELPAEPARLALNQAFIPRKPGYAVRGGQVLGLLGVLVLGWASVEQLPLWMADQRTGVGERSQVVLADGSRVQLNSNSALDVKFDGQQRVIELLKGEMWVEVAKDAQRPFVVRTDQGTATALGTRFLVQRAVDGSTVVTVIESTVAAKGNHSEAVKVTAGQRAILKQGHAQPAQAVGSGDPAAWTRGLLTVDDRPLSEVLQTLASYRHGVVRFDPQALQSMRVSGVFKLDDSDAALATLADNLPIKVEHFTDLLVVIKPL, encoded by the coding sequence ATGTCCGCCGAACAGATTGTCAGCGAGGCAGCGCAATGGTTGGCGCTGCTCAATGATGAGAAAGTCAGCGCCGCTGACCGCCAGGCATTTGAAGAGTGGTGTGAGGCTGACCCACGCCATCGGGTGGCTTTCGAGCGCATGGGGGCATTGTGGGGCAGCCTCGATGAACTGCCTGCCGAACCGGCACGGCTGGCATTGAATCAAGCCTTCATCCCACGCAAGCCCGGGTACGCCGTGCGCGGCGGGCAGGTCCTGGGGCTGTTGGGTGTGTTGGTGCTCGGCTGGGCGAGCGTCGAGCAACTGCCACTGTGGATGGCCGACCAACGTACCGGCGTCGGCGAACGGAGCCAAGTGGTCCTGGCCGATGGCAGCCGGGTGCAGCTCAACAGCAACTCGGCACTGGACGTGAAATTCGACGGCCAGCAGCGTGTAATCGAGTTGCTCAAGGGCGAGATGTGGGTCGAGGTGGCCAAGGATGCGCAGCGGCCATTTGTGGTGCGCACCGACCAGGGCACGGCGACCGCGTTGGGCACGCGTTTCCTGGTCCAGCGTGCGGTGGATGGCTCGACCGTGGTCACGGTGATCGAATCAACGGTGGCCGCCAAAGGCAATCACAGCGAGGCGGTGAAGGTCACGGCAGGCCAGCGCGCGATCCTCAAGCAGGGCCACGCCCAGCCGGCGCAAGCGGTCGGCAGCGGCGACCCGGCGGCCTGGACCCGGGGCTTGCTCACGGTGGATGACCGGCCGTTGAGCGAGGTCCTGCAAACCCTGGCCAGCTATCGCCATGGCGTGGTGCGTTTTGATCCTCAGGCGTTGCAAAGCATGCGCGTGTCAGGGGTGTTCAAGCTCGATGACAGCGATGCAGCGCTGGCGACCCTGGCGGATAACCTGCCGATCAAAGTGGAGCATTTCACCGACCTGCTGGTGGTGATCAAACCCCTCTGA